Proteins encoded by one window of Kribbella italica:
- a CDS encoding alcohol dehydrogenase catalytic domain-containing protein — protein MKAAWYDAQGAARDVRRVGELPVPEPAPGEVRVRVEVSGIHVGDIGKRQGYWGSTMAFPRVVPHGDGVGVIDAVGNDVPADRIGSRVWVFLAQSYRPGGTAAECTVVPSEHAVVLPDVVESAQAAGLGIPGITGHRAVTSGGLRYNGSINTYATGETRPVVPYWQLAFKNIAVRFISNDDFPEEANQRAARELTAALVAGDLRYDVRAEYSLDEIVAAHEDVEQGAGTSRVILRVS, from the coding sequence ATGAAGGCCGCCTGGTACGACGCGCAGGGCGCGGCCCGCGACGTCCGGCGGGTGGGCGAGCTGCCGGTGCCCGAGCCTGCGCCCGGTGAGGTGCGCGTCCGGGTCGAGGTCTCCGGGATCCACGTCGGGGACATCGGCAAGCGGCAGGGGTACTGGGGGTCGACGATGGCGTTTCCGCGCGTCGTACCGCACGGGGACGGTGTCGGGGTGATCGATGCTGTCGGCAACGATGTGCCGGCTGACCGGATCGGGTCGCGGGTATGGGTGTTCCTGGCCCAGTCGTACCGGCCGGGCGGGACGGCGGCGGAGTGCACCGTCGTGCCGTCGGAGCATGCCGTCGTACTGCCTGATGTCGTGGAGAGTGCCCAGGCGGCGGGGCTGGGGATCCCTGGGATCACCGGGCATCGGGCGGTGACCTCCGGTGGGCTGCGGTACAACGGGTCGATCAACACCTACGCGACCGGCGAGACCCGGCCGGTGGTGCCGTACTGGCAGCTCGCGTTCAAGAACATCGCCGTTCGGTTCATCAGCAACGACGACTTTCCCGAGGAGGCCAACCAGCGCGCGGCGCGCGAGCTGACGGCGGCGTTGGTCGCGGGGGATCTGCGGTACGACGTACGGGCTGAGTACTCCTTGGACGAGATCGTTGCGGCGCATGAGGACGTCGAGCAGGGGGCTGGGACTTCGCGCGTGATCCTTCGGGTGTCCTAG